Genomic DNA from Leucobacter triazinivorans:
TAGTGAATCCCGCGCCGTACGTGGTCGTGGCGATCGCCAACCGGCCGCCGACGCGCGTATAGGCGTCGGCCGCGGCCACGGTGCCGGCCTCGTGCCGCACGGCCGTGTAGGGGATGCCGAGCTCGGAGAGGCACTGGATGAGGTGGGCGTTGCCGTTGCCCATGAGGCCGAAGCTGCGATCGGCGTGGCGGGCGAGCGCGGTCGCGAGGGTATGGACGAGCGTGGGTGCAGAAGCGGACATCACAGATCCTTTGATGAGAACTCGAAACGAGGGGGAACCGTGTATGTCTCGTCGGGCGGCGCAGCCCTGACAGCAGCGCCCCTTTTTCGAGCGCCTTAGCCGGCCGGGTCGGAGACGAGCCGACCGAGCTGGACGCTCCCTATAGTACCCACAGGATCGGCCCGCCCGGTCATCCTGCGCGAGGAACGAGTCGCAGGATCCACCTCGTCGGATCCTGCGATTCCGTTCGCACGCTCACTGCGCGCAGGATGACACGGCGTGCGGGGCGACGGGCGCCGCGTGGCACGGCGGGAGCGGCGGGCTCAGCGGTAGCTCTGCGCGATGCGCTCTGCCGTCGCGTGCAGCGCGTCGACGACGGAGTCGAGCGGCTCGGGGAGCTTGAAGTGGACGACGGCGACGGCGGCCGGCGGTTCGCCGTCGATGCGCAGGGGCACGGCGATGCTGGTGACCCCGTCGATGACCTCGTCGTGACTGAGGGCGTAGCGGTTGCGGCGGGCCTCGAGCGCTGCGGTGCTGAGCTCGTCGTCGCCGAGGAAGGCCCGGTGCTCCGACGCGGTGAGGGACGACTCGATTGCGCGCGCCGGGGCTCCGCGGTCGACGGGGTGTCGCACTCCCGGGTTGCGGGCGACGCTGGCGGCGACGTTTGCGGGCTCGACGGTGGCGAGGGTCACCACATCGTCGATGTCGAGCACCGTGACGAACGCGGTCATGCCGAGCTCGTACGCGAGCTCGGTGAGGGCCGGCATCGCCGCGGTGTGCAGCGCCGGCGCCACGCCGCGCGCGAGCACGGTGAGCTTGGGGCCGAGTCGGATGCGGCCGGCCTGATCCCGCGTGACGAAGCGGTGCTGCTCCAGGGTGCGCAGGACGCGATAGGCGTTGGATCGGTGCACCCCGAGCTGCTGCGCGAGATCTGCGATCGAGAGCGGCTGCTCGGCCTCCGCGAGCAACTCGAGCGCGCGCAGGCCGCGGGCCAGGGTCTGCGACCCGGCGGTCTGGGGGCCGATGCTCGCGGCTGCGGTGTCGCTCGTGGAAGTCATGTGAACCATTCTGGCGGATGCGGTCGGGGCGGATGTTGTGCGATCGCGCGAGGCGGTCTATTCTGACTGTGCGATATTCAAACTTCGTGTTCAATTATAGAACATTGCGATGGCGGAGTCATCCCGCGACGGCGCAGTGAGGAGAAACAGTGCAGTTCCATCACCACGGATACGTCTCCACCGATCCGCGAGTCCAGCCCGCCGCGGGTGTCGGGTTGAACCGCCCGGAGCAGCTCCCCGAGCACCTCGACGTGCTGATCGTGGGCTCGGGCCCGGCGGGCATCGTCGCCGCCGCGCAGCTTGCGCAGTTCCCGAACGTGGTGACGCGCGTCGTCGAGCGCCGCGACGGGCGTCTCGTGCTCGGGCAGGCCGATGGGATCCAGGCCCGCAGCGTCGAGACCTTCCAGGCGTTCGGCTTCGCGCAGCAGATCATTCAGGAGGCCTACCAGATCACCGAGACCGACTTCTGGACTCCGGATCCGGAGAATCCGCGCGACATCGTGCGCAGCTCGATCACGCCCGACGACCCCAAAGGCATCAGCGAGTTCCCGCACCTCATCGTCAACCAGGCCCGGGTGATCGACTACTTCGCCGAGTACGCGCGCCGCGCGCCCGCGCGGGGCGACGTCGACTACGGCTACGAGTTCCTCGACCTGGAGGTCACGGGGGAGGGGGAGTACCCCATCGCGGTGACGCTGCGCCGGGTCTCGGGCTACAGCGGAGCCGGGATCAACGCCGCGAAGTCCGAGGCGGCGGACGACGGCGAGACGGTCGTGGTGCACGCGAAGTACGTGATCGGGGCCGACGGGGCCCGCTCGGCCGTGCGGCGCTCGATCGGCGGCTCGCTCGCCGGCTCGACCTCGCTGCACGCCTGGGGGGTCATGGATGTGCTCGCCGTCACCGACTTCCCCGACTTCCGCAAGAAGTGCATCATCCACTCCGAGGCGGGCAGCATCCTGCACATCCCGCGCGAGGGCAATCACCTCGCGCGCATCTACGTCGACCTCGGCGAGACCGACGAGCACGACGGCGGCAAGGTGCGCGACACCCCGCTCGAGGAGGTCATCGCCCGGGCCAACGCGATCCTGCATCCCTACACGCTCGACGTGCGCGACGTGCCCTGGCACAGCGTCTACGAGGTGGCGCACCGGCTCACCGACCGCTTCGACGACGCGGCCACGTCGCCCGACGGCAAGGGACGCGTGTTCCTGATGGGCGACGCCTGCCACACGCACAGCGCGAAGGCGGGGCAGGGCATGAACGTGTCGATGCAGGACGGCTGGAACCTCGGCTGGAAGCTCGGCTACGTGCTCGAGGGGCGCAGCCCCGAGTCGCTGTTGAAGACCTACTCGGACGAGCGCTGGGTGACCTCCAAGAACCTCATCGACTTCGATCACGAGTGGTCGACGCTCATGGCCAAGAAGCCCGAGGAGTTCGACTCGCCGGGCGAGGTCGAGGAGTTCTACGTGCGAACCGCCGAGTTCCCCGCCGGGTTCATGACGCAGTACACCGAGTCCATGCTCACGAGCGACGGGGCGAACCAGGATCTCGCGAGCGGGTTCACCATCGGCAAGCGCTTCAAGTCGGTCAAGACGACTCGCGTCTCGGACGC
This window encodes:
- a CDS encoding IclR family transcriptional regulator encodes the protein MTSTSDTAAASIGPQTAGSQTLARGLRALELLAEAEQPLSIADLAQQLGVHRSNAYRVLRTLEQHRFVTRDQAGRIRLGPKLTVLARGVAPALHTAAMPALTELAYELGMTAFVTVLDIDDVVTLATVEPANVAASVARNPGVRHPVDRGAPARAIESSLTASEHRAFLGDDELSTAALEARRNRYALSHDEVIDGVTSIAVPLRIDGEPPAAVAVVHFKLPEPLDSVVDALHATAERIAQSYR
- a CDS encoding FAD-dependent monooxygenase, which produces MQFHHHGYVSTDPRVQPAAGVGLNRPEQLPEHLDVLIVGSGPAGIVAAAQLAQFPNVVTRVVERRDGRLVLGQADGIQARSVETFQAFGFAQQIIQEAYQITETDFWTPDPENPRDIVRSSITPDDPKGISEFPHLIVNQARVIDYFAEYARRAPARGDVDYGYEFLDLEVTGEGEYPIAVTLRRVSGYSGAGINAAKSEAADDGETVVVHAKYVIGADGARSAVRRSIGGSLAGSTSLHAWGVMDVLAVTDFPDFRKKCIIHSEAGSILHIPREGNHLARIYVDLGETDEHDGGKVRDTPLEEVIARANAILHPYTLDVRDVPWHSVYEVAHRLTDRFDDAATSPDGKGRVFLMGDACHTHSAKAGQGMNVSMQDGWNLGWKLGYVLEGRSPESLLKTYSDERWVTSKNLIDFDHEWSTLMAKKPEEFDSPGEVEEFYVRTAEFPAGFMTQYTESMLTSDGANQDLASGFTIGKRFKSVKTTRVSDAVEVHLGHHHRADGRFRVYAFADASGERLDRWAAWLLDDGASPLHRFTPEGADLDAIFDVKAVYQQHHHGVDLSRVSKLFLPASGPFGLTDYEKVYAAQPDEDIFDLRGVSRDGAVVVVRPDHYVSAILPLDRPEQLGAFFEGLLLER